A region of the Calditrichota bacterium genome:
TCGAGCCCGGCCATTACCTCGAAGATATGCGTCATTTCTTCAGAAGATTGGGAAAAGAGACCGATCTGGTCGAGCGACGATCCAAAAGCCACCAGGCCGTATCTTGAAATCCGGCCATAAGTCGGCTTTAGTCCCAATAGCCCGCAAAACGCAGCCGGCTGACGAACCGAACCGCCGGTCTCAGATCCCAATGCCGCGGTAGCGATACCTGCCGCCACAGCCACCGCCGATCCCCCCGAAGATCCGCCCGGCACCCGCGCCTCGTCGCAGGGATTCAGCGCTGGGCCAAAAGCCGAGTTTTCGGTTGAAGATCCCATCGCAAACTCGTCGAGATTGGTCTTGCCGATAACGACGGCTCCGGCGTCGATGAGTCGCTCGAGCGCCGTCGCGGTGAAGAGGCTCTCGTAACCGGCAAGTATCTTCGAGGCGCAGGTGAGAGGGACGCCCTCCAGTGCGATGTTATCCTTGACTGCGAGGACTACGCCGGCCAGGGGAAGCAGTTTGCCGCGCATTTGCTCGTCATCGACCCGCTTCGCCTGTCGGCGCGCCAGTTCGGGCGTCAACGTGACAAAGGTGTTGAGATGCGATTTGGCCTTGGCAGATTCAAGAGCCGCTTCAACCAAGGCAACAACGGATGTCTCGTTCCGGGCGAGCGCTTTCTGCCGGGTGTCGAAGGATGCGGTAAGGTAGTTCAAGTGGCTACGATGTCAGATTGTTCGATAGTGGGTCATGAGGCCGGTTCCCGCGCATCACTCCTTTTTCCCATCCTTCATATTCTTAATATCATCAATCGCGTCGAGCCCCATTTCGCGTTTCATTTCGTTCCACGAGCGGCGCAGATCGCGCAGCATACGGCCCCAGGTTCGCGCCATCTCGGGAAGCCGTTTGCCGCCGAAGAGAACGAGCGCCGCCAGGATGACGACGGCGATTTCGGAACCGCTCACGTTCGCGCGGCTTCACGGCGGGCGCGCCGCTTGAGGGCGATCGATGAGGTTATGATACCGACCTCATAGAGGATAATGAGCGGCCCGGCGATGAGCAGTTGCGAGAAGACATCGGGGGGGGTAATGATCCCGGCGACGATTAGTATGCCGATGATCGAGTGCCGCCGGTATTGCCGCAGTTGCGGAGGCGTTACTGCGCCGATCATTGCTGCGGCATAGATGATCAACGGCAGTTCGAAGACGACTCCAAAAGCCAATAGAAACTGTAGGTTAAAAGAGACGTAACTGGCCAGCGACCAGCCTGCTTCGATCGGCCCGGTCGCGAAGGAGGCAAAGTATTCGGTTGCAAATGGCAGCACCGTCCAGCCAAACGCCGCTCCGCCTACGAAAGCCACCACCGATAACGCAATCACCGGGACGATGGTCTTTTTCTCGCGGGCATAAAGTCCGGGACTGATGAATCCCCATACCTGCCCGAGCCAATAGGGCGACGAAAGGAAGAGTCCGGCTACGAACGAAGCCTTCAGGTGGGTCAGGAAGCCCTCCG
Encoded here:
- a CDS encoding twin-arginine translocase TatA/TatE family subunit, with the translated sequence MSGSEIAVVILAALVLFGGKRLPEMARTWGRMLRDLRRSWNEMKREMGLDAIDDIKNMKDGKKE
- the tatC gene encoding twin-arginine translocase subunit TatC; its protein translation is MANPATTNEPTGGGMSFLGHLDELRRRLTRALIGIAIATAVALYYSEAIIAFLTRPAVASGNVKLTLLAPAEGFLTHLKASFVAGLFLSSPYWLGQVWGFISPGLYAREKKTIVPVIALSVVAFVGGAAFGWTVLPFATEYFASFATGPIEAGWSLASYVSFNLQFLLAFGVVFELPLIIYAAAMIGAVTPPQLRQYRRHSIIGILIVAGIITPPDVFSQLLIAGPLIILYEVGIITSSIALKRRARREAART